A genomic region of Deltaproteobacteria bacterium contains the following coding sequences:
- a CDS encoding DUF2796 domain-containing protein: MHASFSYDCERSPAGSRVSFGVTKMFPEIHELKVQVLSDAKQSGATIKKDRGDVGL, from the coding sequence GTGCATGCGTCGTTCTCGTATGACTGCGAGCGTTCGCCGGCCGGGAGCCGGGTGAGTTTCGGTGTGACCAAAATGTTCCCGGAGATCCACGAGCTCAAAGTGCAAGTGCTGAGCGACGCCAAGCAGAGCGGCGCGACGATCAAGAAAGATAGGGGGGATGTCGGCCTATGA
- a CDS encoding PEP-CTERM sorting domain-containing protein, with product MKQRTTMKPIVLLSGVFFAVVNDLGHVVGYDGAGAGFLRINDKFSPFTVPGGVVTFPTSINNAGQIAGFVSLDGVTSRAFLATPVPEPASVGLMSFGIIGLAAWRYRKRRSISSWV from the coding sequence ATGAAGCAAAGGACAACAATGAAACCGATCGTTTTGTTATCGGGGGTTTTTTTTGCCGTCGTCAATGACCTCGGCCACGTTGTGGGCTATGACGGTGCCGGCGCAGGCTTCCTGCGGATCAACGACAAGTTCTCTCCCTTCACTGTCCCCGGCGGGGTCGTCACCTTCCCCACGAGCATCAACAATGCTGGGCAAATCGCTGGCTTCGTCTCCTTGGACGGCGTGACGTCGCGGGCATTCCTGGCGACGCCAGTCCCCGAGCCGGCGTCGGTAGGCCTCATGAGTTTCGGGATTATTGGGCTGGCCGCTTGGCGTTATAGGAAACGCAGGAGCATTAGTTCATGGGTTTAG